GATGATAAGAGGCACTAAAATCAAGGGCAAGCTGGAGCTGGAATTCCTCGGCCCGTTTCTCTTTACTCCAATGTATGGGAAGTATGGCTTTGATCTTTGAGGTTGCGAAAGCTCACAGGCAGGTAGCCTTTCAACGCATTCAGATACCCGCTCAGCAACCGGGCTGTCTGATAGGGAGCCCCTTCCATATCCGGGAAATATCCTGCAAGGCAGATTCCAACAAGGCTTCTCCCTTCAAGTGCTCTCTCTGAGATATCTATGATACGATCAACGCCCATTGCGCCATCAAGCCACCTCGCAAAAAGGCTTGGCGAGTCTCTGGCTGCTTTTGTTATCTTCTTGTCAAAAACACAGAGATCAAGGCTGACGTAGATATCTGAAATCTGCTCCCTGCAAAGATCCTCAATTGCAGCATCAGCATTCCTTGCAGAGTATACCTTCAATGACTTGCGTTTTGGCTCTTCAGTCGATCCTATGATATAGCCAGGATTCCTGCGCTCTCTGAGAAAGCTTGAGTCGCCAAATCTGACGTGCTTATTTAGAACGCGGTCGTCAGTGTGGGAATCAAAGATGAGATCAATGGTGTTGGGAGAATTGCGGCATTCTGTCATTGCATAATGCCCTGTTCCGATTATGATTGACGGAGTCCTGCCGGCTTTTTTCGCAACCATGCTGGCAAGCAGTTTTTTTGGATCTTGAGTCTTTTCTTTCTGGAATGCCTGCGCCAGTATGCTGTCATAATCAATAACAACAGGCTCTGGAAGCTCCGCATCTGCGAGAATCGCAGTGTACACCTCTCTCTGCTCCTCTCCTGCAGGAATAATGATGGTTTTCATAGCCCTGGGGATTTCCATGTATTCATAAAGCTTATAGGTTCAGAATGCTAAGAATCAGGTTTCCGAATGCCAAGGTGATAAGAAATGCTATCAGGAATGACGGCACAAAGGGTATGCCTGATTTCACCCTGATCCTTCCGACCCTGCCTTTGCTGTAAAGCAGCGTAAGCTCCTTAATTTGATCCTTTGATATGCCTAAATCCTTTGGCCCGGCAACCACCTTCTTTCCTACAACAACATCTTCTGCTATCCAGTCCCCTTCTGTGAGCTTATCCGGCTTCACATAGGAATACATCGAGCTCAATTCAACTGCCTTGACAGCAGCAAAGAGGAAGGGCATCACAAAGAGGATGCCGATCACTGCTCCGTAAAGAAGCGTCATCCCCATCACAAGGATCAGGCCGAGGCCAGCTCCTGCAAGAATCCATATCACTGCCAAAGTAGTTTTAAACTCCCTTCCTGAAACCTGCTTCCTGAATTCGCCCCTAAACCTTGAGAAGTGGCTGGCAGCCAGGCCAATGCTCCACACAACCCCATACACCCCTCCAACAAGGAGAATGTTTGAAAAAAAGCTGAGCAGCATAGAGTAAGGAGTTGTCTCCAGGCCAATCAATGCTCCTAAACCCATCAGGATCTTTGAGTCTCCTCCCCCCCATTGGCCGGTGTAGAACATGAGAGCTCCAAAGCTAAGCAAAGCAACGAAGCCCAACAGGCCTGCAAGGATAAAAGAGATGTCTTGATAGATGACAGAAGCCAGCAGCCTGTACCCAAAGCCAAAGGCGATAAGGCTATAGCTGAGCCAGTCAGGCA
This window of the Candidatus Nanoarchaeia archaeon genome carries:
- a CDS encoding A24 family peptidase, translated to MPDWIIAGVALTWLGIASYTDIKTREVPDWLSYSLIAFGFGYRLLASVIYQDISFILAGLLGFVALLSFGALMFYTGQWGGGDSKILMGLGALIGLETTPYSMLLSFFSNILLVGGVYGVVWSIGLAASHFSRFRGEFRKQVSGREFKTTLAVIWILAGAGLGLILVMGMTLLYGAVIGILFVMPFLFAAVKAVELSSMYSYVKPDKLTEGDWIAEDVVVGKKVVAGPKDLGISKDQIKELTLLYSKGRVGRIRVKSGIPFVPSFLIAFLITLAFGNLILSILNL